The genomic segment GGGATCACATCCCAAGTAAACCACCTGTACCCAAGTCCCCATCTTAGGGTTTGCTTCTGGGACacctaaaaaaaacaaacaaacaaaatcactggcacttccttcctctccccgGATGCATGAAGCTATAATATTTAATACAAACTCATTTCAATTTTGGATTCCTTATTCAGAGTTTGAGAGTTCTTGTCTCCTGTGAATTAACTGCAGGAAGTGGGAAGCTGGTGCTACTATCTGAGCCCTTTCTGttgggcaggtgggcaggggctGGCTAGCAACTTACACTCTGGTCTTCATTGTCATTCTTCATGTGCTGGGTGATGAAGCTGACACCTTCTAATGCCTCCTGCACATCCTGTCGGAACCTCCCAGAGGACCGCAGCCAGAAATCCCTGGAGCCGGCTGGAGACTTGGGAGCTGCAGAGGCAGGGTTCACAAAGTACATGGAGTTCCCATAGAGTTTGGAGGggctggtggaggtggtggtggcctTGGGCTTGGTCACGTGTGACTTGCTGGGCGGGAAGGCTCTGGCCAGGCTGCTGTCAGGGCCAGGGCGCTTCATGAAGAGGAAGGTAGGCAGCTTGTGCAGGAAGCAGCGCTTGACCCAGGGTGCCATCGTGTGGGTGCTGGGTGAGCGGTGGTGCACATTGAGCACACAGACGCTGGTGACGATGGAGAAGGTGACCAGCACCATGGTGAACATGAGGTACTTGCCAATGAGAGGCACATCGAGGGAGGTGGGTGGCACGATCTTGGAGATGAGCAGCAGGAAGACTGTGAGCGCCAGCAGCACAGAGATGCACAGCGTCATCTTCTCGCCGCAGTCGGACGGCAGGTAGAAGACGAGGATGGCCAGCGAGGTGATGAGCACGCAGGGGATGATGAGGTTGATGGTGTAGAACAGAGGCTTGCGCTTGATGATGAAGTCGTAAGTCACGTCCACATAGCTGGGGTCCTGTGGGTTCACTGTCCTTCTCCCTGGGAGGGCCACTATGTCCCACTCACCACTGGGAGTAAAGTCATCCATGCTGGCTGTGGGTGTCATGAGGACCATGTCTATCTCTGTGTGGTCATAGGTCCAGGAGCGGAACTTGAGGGTGCAGTTCTGCTGGTCGAAGGGAAAGTACTTCACCTCAATCTTGCAGGCGCTCTTGTAGATGGCAGGGGGCAGCCACAGGACACTGCCGTTGGACCGGACTACCAAGTTGGTGTAGACAGACACCTCATAGGTCCCGTCAGCACTGGGCAGGGTCAGGGCATGAAGAACATCGTGAAACCCATACACAAGGCCTGGCCTGTTCTCAGAACTCACTGAAGAGCCCTTTGGGATTATTTCCCACTAGTCATCCTTCCACCCTTCCAGTCCCCCAGGCCCTCACTGAAAGGGGCCTGCTTTTGTTGGCAACTATGTCATGGAGAGAGCCCTACCATCAAAGCAccaaagcattcttttttttttttttttttttttttttgagacggactcttactctgttgcccaggctggagtgcaatagtgtgacattggctcaccgcaacctccacctcccaggttcaagcaattctcctgtctcagcctcccgagtagctgggattataggcatgcaccaccatgcccggctaattttgtatttttggtagagatggggtttctccatgtggatcaggctagtctcgaactcctgatctcaggtgatccacccgcttcagcctcccaaagtcctgggattacaggcgtgagccaccatgcccggtccgtCAAGCACTCTTAAGGCTTCCCATGGAATAGCTCATTTAAGCCTCTCAGTAGTCCAGTGAGGCAGgttttattattatccccattctacagatgggaaagccaaggcccagagaggttaagtgacttctTCAAGGTCAGAAAAGTTGTAAGCAGGacagctgagatttgaactcaggtctgtctgACCCCAGACCACACACTCTTAGCCATTACATGCTACTGCTGGTATAATCATGACTCAGGGAGAGTCTCTTGGGCTTCCTCCACCTGCCTAAGATATCTATGCATAGTAAGTCAGTGGTACCAACACCAACACTGGCAAAGCAAGAGAGGCTCGAAAGGATAGTATGGAGCACAGAAAGGGCACTGGGCTTGAGGTCAGGACACTGCTCTGGTCCCAGCTGTGCTTCAGTGAATCAGACAaggcccctcccctccctcagcctcgaACTCCCCATCTGTAACTGAGGGCTCTGCTCACCTCTGTTTCTCTTCTAGCT from the Chlorocebus sabaeus isolate Y175 chromosome 26, mChlSab1.0.hap1, whole genome shotgun sequence genome contains:
- the CHRNB4 gene encoding neuronal acetylcholine receptor subunit beta-4 isoform X2; the protein is MRLPWSFSSWSPFAGANEREQIMTTNVWLKQEWTDYRLTWNSSRYEGVNILRIPAKRIWLPDIVLYNNADGTYEVSVYTNLVVRSNGSVLWLPPAIYKSACKIEVKYFPFDQQNCTLKFRSWTYDHTEIDMVLMTPTASMDDFTPSGEWDIVALPGRRTVNPQDPSYVDVTYDFIIKRKPLFYTINLIIPCVLITSLAILVFYLPSDCGEKMTLCISVLLALTVFLLLISKIVPPTSLDVPLIGKYLMFTMVLVTFSIVTSVCVLNVHHRSPSTHTMAPWVKRCFLHKLPTFLFMKRPGPDSSLARAFPPSKSHVTKPKATTTSTSPSKLYGNSMYFVNPASAAPKSPAGSRDFWLRSSGRFRQDVQEALEGVSFITQHMKNDNEDQSVVEDWKYVAMVVDRLFLWVFVFVCVLGTVGLFLPPLFQTHTASEGPYAAQRD
- the CHRNB4 gene encoding neuronal acetylcholine receptor subunit beta-4 isoform X1; this encodes MRHAPSLVLFLLVALCGRGDCRMANAEEKLMDDLLNKTRYNNLIRPATSSSQLISIKLQLSLAQLISVNEREQIMTTNVWLKQEWTDYRLTWNSSRYEGVNILRIPAKRIWLPDIVLYNNADGTYEVSVYTNLVVRSNGSVLWLPPAIYKSACKIEVKYFPFDQQNCTLKFRSWTYDHTEIDMVLMTPTASMDDFTPSGEWDIVALPGRRTVNPQDPSYVDVTYDFIIKRKPLFYTINLIIPCVLITSLAILVFYLPSDCGEKMTLCISVLLALTVFLLLISKIVPPTSLDVPLIGKYLMFTMVLVTFSIVTSVCVLNVHHRSPSTHTMAPWVKRCFLHKLPTFLFMKRPGPDSSLARAFPPSKSHVTKPKATTTSTSPSKLYGNSMYFVNPASAAPKSPAGSRDFWLRSSGRFRQDVQEALEGVSFITQHMKNDNEDQSVVEDWKYVAMVVDRLFLWVFVFVCVLGTVGLFLPPLFQTHTASEGPYAAQRD